A single Candidatus Bathyarchaeota archaeon DNA region contains:
- a CDS encoding tetrahydromethanopterin S-methyltransferase subunit A encodes MSKILKVKLPSDYPPEDGCYLRGNDYSPVAVVILLHTRYEAIPDFLQNLAKVAVEAGAALAGFLQTENIGIEKIVCNIVANPNIRYIVLCGVESAGHWPGDAFICFIKNGVDEKRFIIGSKAPTPYLYNISLEAIERFRKQITLINLLSEEDRKIRIAPEVMRKAVWACIQEQPTKFLNYTVYDSGAYPEPPMCEKITWRITKPWAVYSETEAKEMVKIKEAAALKAKEEDERRQKIEESKVFLQLLFPKGRRREDENHLKS; translated from the coding sequence TTGAGTAAAATTTTAAAGGTTAAACTTCCTTCCGATTATCCTCCTGAAGATGGATGTTATTTAAGAGGGAATGATTATTCTCCAGTTGCTGTTGTAATTCTTTTGCATACTCGATATGAAGCTATACCTGATTTTCTTCAGAATTTAGCTAAAGTTGCTGTTGAAGCTGGTGCAGCTTTAGCTGGTTTTCTGCAAACAGAAAATATTGGAATAGAAAAGATTGTTTGCAATATTGTAGCTAACCCAAATATTCGTTATATAGTTTTATGCGGGGTTGAATCAGCTGGTCATTGGCCTGGCGATGCTTTTATATGCTTTATTAAAAATGGAGTTGATGAAAAACGGTTTATCATAGGCTCAAAAGCTCCAACACCATACCTTTATAATATTAGCTTAGAAGCTATAGAACGGTTTAGAAAACAAATAACTTTAATTAATTTGTTAAGCGAGGAAGATAGAAAAATAAGGATTGCCCCTGAAGTTATGCGTAAAGCAGTATGGGCATGCATTCAAGAGCAGCCCACTAAATTTTTAAATTATACAGTTTATGATTCGGGAGCCTATCCTGAACCACCTATGTGTGAGAAAATTACTTGGCGAATAACTAAGCCTTGGGCTGTTTATTCTGAGACTGAAGCTAAAGAAATGGTGAAGATAAAAGAGGCGGCAGCACTTAAAGCTAAAGAAGAGGATGAAAGAAGACAGAAAATTGAAGAATCTAAAGTTTTTCTTCAACTTCTATTTCCTAAAGGAAGAAGAAGAGAAGATGAGAACCATCTTAAAAGTTAA